A genomic segment from Saimiri boliviensis isolate mSaiBol1 chromosome 14, mSaiBol1.pri, whole genome shotgun sequence encodes:
- the ZNF382 gene encoding zinc finger protein 382 isoform X4, which translates to MLENYCHFIAVGFHMTKPDMIRKLEQGEELWTQRIFPSYSYLEEDGKTEDVLVKFKEYQDRHSRSLILINHKKLIKERSNIYGKTLTLGKNHISKTTLCEYKPDGKVLKNISELVIRNINPIKEKFDESIGWEKSLHNTKHEKIHPAVNHHKQTERVLSGKQELIQHQKVQTPEQPFDRNECEKSFLMKGMLFTHTRAHIGERTFEYNKNGIAFIEKSSLSVHPSNLTEKKPSACNKYGKFLCRKSVFIMPQRPQTEEKPFQCPYCGNSFRRKSYLIEHQRIHTGEKPYVCNQCGKAFRQKTALTLHEKTHIEGKPFICIDCGKSFRQKATLTRHHKTHTGEKAYECPQCGSAFRKKSYLIDHQRTHTGEKPYQCNECGKAFIQKTTLTVHQRTHTGEKPYICNECGKSFCQKTTLTLHQRIHTGEKPYICNECGKSFRQKAILTVHHRIHTGEKSNGCPQCGKAFSRKSNLIRHQKTHTGEKPYECKQCGKFFSCKSNLIVHQKTHKVETMGIQ; encoded by the coding sequence AAgaagatgggaaaactgaagatGTCTTAGTGAAGTTCAAAGAATACCAAGACAGGCATTCTAGATCCCTCATACTTATTAACCACAAAAAACTAATTAAGGAGAGAAGTAATATTTATGGTAAAACACTTACTCTAGGCAAGAACCATATTTCAAAAACAACCCTATGTGAATATAAACCTGAtggaaaagttttgaaaaatatttcagaactaGTCATTAGAAATATAAACCCCATAAAAGAGAAGTTTGATGAGAGTATTGGATGGGAGAAATCACTTCACAATACTAAGCATGAGAAAATTCATCCTGCAGTGAATCAccataaacaaacagaaagagtTCTCAGTGGTAAACAGGAGCTTATTCAGCATCAGAAGGTTCAAACTCCAGAGCAACCATTTGATCGTAATGAATGTGAAAAATCCTTCCTGATGAAAGGAATGCTGTTTACACATACTAGAGCTCACATAGGAGAAAGAACCTttgaatacaataaaaatggaattgcCTTCATAGAAAAGTCAAGTCTCAGTGTCCATCCAAGTAATCTTACGGAAAAGAAACCCTCTGCCTGCAACAAATATGGGAAATTCCTCTGCAGAAAGTCTGTTTTTATTATGCCTCAGAGACCCCAAACAGAAGAGAAACCCTTTCAATGTCCTTACTGTGGGAATAGCTTTAGAAGGAAGTCATACCTCATTGAACATCAGCGAATTCACACAGGTGAAAAACCTTATGTTTGCAATCAATGTGGAAAGGCCTTCCGTCAGAAGACAGCCCTCACCCTTCATGAGAAAACACACATAGAGGGGAAACCCTTTATTTGTATTGATTGTGGGAAGTCCTTCCGCCAGAAGGCCACCCTCACTAGACATCACAAAACACATACGGGGGAGAAAGCCTATGAATGTCCTCAGTGTGGAAGTGCCTTTAGGAAGAAGTCATACCTCATTGATCACCAGAGAACTCACACGGGAGAGAAACCGTATCAGTGTAATGAGTGTGGGAAGGCATTTATCCAGAAAACAACCCTCACTGTGCATCAGAGAactcacacaggagagaaaccctatattTGCAATGAATGTGGGAAGTCCTTCTGCCAAAAGACAACCCTCACTCTCCACCAGAGAATTCACACAGGGGAGAAACCGTATATttgtaatgaatgtgggaagtCTTTCCGCCAGAAGGCAATCCTCACTGTTCATCACAGAATACATACAGGAGAGAAATCCAATGGCTGTCCTCAGTGTGGAAAAGCCTTTAGTAGGAAATCAAACCTCATTCGACATCAGAAAactcacacaggagagaaaccatATGAATGTAAACAGTGTGGGAAGTTCTTCAGTTGTAAGTCAAACCTAATTGTCCATCAGAAAACTCACAAGGTAGAAACCATGGGAATTcagtaa